The following are from one region of the Streptomyces rubrogriseus genome:
- a CDS encoding ScbR family autoregulator-binding transcription factor, whose amino-acid sequence MTKQERAARTRRALILSAAEVFDQEGFAPASLTMISSRAGVSNGALHFHFANKSAVAEAVQGEALSVLRQIAHSRPEGAAPSLQSLVDTSHTLAQRLQDDVVLRAGFGLSGDATWKERADLRRHWVDWVSSGLTVVALDGALADDVATGDALAVIAATTLGFEAMGRTDPQWSTREMFTRLWRLLLPRISADNGTGTVAPEGTGAPDTVVPGPRWWPARQDAPR is encoded by the coding sequence ATGACCAAGCAGGAGCGGGCGGCACGTACGCGTCGAGCGCTGATTCTCTCCGCCGCCGAGGTGTTCGACCAGGAGGGTTTCGCGCCCGCGTCGCTCACGATGATCAGCTCCCGGGCCGGGGTGAGCAACGGGGCACTGCACTTCCACTTCGCGAACAAGAGCGCGGTGGCCGAGGCGGTGCAGGGCGAGGCGTTGTCGGTGCTCCGGCAGATCGCCCACTCGCGGCCGGAGGGGGCCGCGCCCTCGCTCCAGTCCCTCGTCGACACCTCGCACACGCTGGCCCAGCGGCTCCAGGACGATGTCGTGCTGCGGGCCGGCTTCGGGCTGAGCGGGGACGCGACGTGGAAGGAACGGGCCGATCTGCGGCGCCACTGGGTGGACTGGGTGAGCAGCGGCCTGACCGTGGTCGCCCTGGACGGCGCCCTCGCGGACGACGTCGCCACGGGCGACGCGCTGGCGGTGATCGCGGCGACGACGCTGGGGTTCGAGGCCATGGGCCGGACGGATCCGCAGTGGTCGACGCGGGAGATGTTCACCCGGCTGTGGCGGCTGCTGCTGCCGCGGATCTCGGCGGACAACGGCACGGGGACGGTCGCACCGGAAGGCACCGGCGCCCCGGACACCGTCGTGCCGGGTCCTCGCTGGTGGCCGGCGAGGCAGGACGCGCCGCGCTGA
- a CDS encoding thioesterase II family protein — MGSDWFRRFGPAPDSGLRLLCFPHAGGAAGAFLALSRELTPEFDVLSVQYPGRQDRRREPPLADIGLLVDALAGELAPFADRPHAFFGHSMGALLAYELARELRRRALPGPCHLFLSGRFAPTPQGSDSDRLDTDEKVIAMIRRLGGTVGKVFDDPDVMEMVMPPLRADYRAVGAYTWQPGPPLAVPVTVLVGDRDPVVPVAAAAAWREHTTAGSDLRVLPGGHFYLDQSVPEVAGIVRSALRATAAPGPGQRALLHGESPVGTPGPQ; from the coding sequence ATGGGAAGTGACTGGTTCAGGCGGTTCGGTCCCGCACCCGACAGCGGCCTCAGGCTGCTCTGCTTCCCGCACGCGGGCGGCGCCGCGGGAGCCTTCCTCGCGCTGTCCCGGGAACTGACGCCCGAGTTCGACGTCCTGTCGGTGCAGTACCCGGGCCGCCAGGACCGCAGGCGGGAACCGCCGCTCGCGGACATCGGGCTGCTGGTGGACGCGCTCGCCGGGGAACTGGCCCCGTTCGCCGACCGCCCGCACGCGTTCTTCGGGCACAGCATGGGTGCGCTGCTCGCCTACGAACTCGCCCGCGAACTGCGGCGGCGCGCACTGCCCGGACCGTGCCACCTGTTCCTGTCCGGCCGGTTCGCGCCCACGCCGCAGGGCAGTGACAGCGACCGGCTGGACACCGACGAGAAGGTCATCGCCATGATCCGCCGGCTCGGCGGCACGGTGGGGAAGGTCTTCGACGACCCGGACGTGATGGAGATGGTGATGCCGCCGCTGCGCGCCGACTACCGGGCGGTCGGGGCCTACACCTGGCAGCCGGGTCCGCCGCTCGCCGTCCCCGTCACGGTCCTGGTCGGGGACCGGGACCCCGTCGTCCCCGTGGCGGCCGCCGCCGCGTGGCGCGAGCACACCACCGCGGGATCCGACCTGAGGGTGCTGCCGGGCGGCCACTTCTATCTCGACCAGAGCGTCCCCGAGGTCGCCGGTATCGTCCGGTCCGCACTGCGCGCCACGGCCGCACCCGGTCCCGGGCAGCGGGCGTTGCTTCATGGTGAGTCCCCAGTGGGCACTCCTGGCCCACAATGA
- a CDS encoding proline racemase family protein: MRSTVCYHAVDSHTEGMPTRVITGGVGVLPGATMFERRQRFVAERDHLRTLLMCEPRGHASMSGAVLQPPTRPDADYGVLFIEVSGCLPMCGHGTIGVATVLVETGMVEVTEPETTVRLDTPAGLVTARVRVRDGHAESVTLENVASYSHALDQVVDVPGHGEVRYDIAYGGNFYAFVRTDDLGIPFERAHKQPLLDAGLAVMDAINKQNPVSHPENPDIDVCHHVYLEAPGSTAEHSRHAMAIHPGWFDRSPCGTGTSARMAQLHARGLLPSGRDFVNESFIGSRFVGRILGETTVGDRPAVLPSVTGRAWITGTAQYLLDPSDPYPAGFTL; this comes from the coding sequence ATGCGTTCGACGGTCTGCTACCACGCCGTCGACTCGCACACCGAGGGGATGCCGACCCGCGTGATCACGGGCGGGGTGGGCGTCCTCCCCGGCGCGACGATGTTCGAGCGGCGGCAGCGGTTCGTCGCGGAACGCGACCACCTGCGCACCCTGCTCATGTGCGAGCCGCGCGGACACGCGTCGATGTCCGGGGCCGTGCTGCAACCCCCCACCCGGCCGGACGCCGACTACGGCGTGCTCTTCATCGAGGTCTCCGGCTGCCTGCCGATGTGCGGGCACGGGACCATCGGTGTCGCCACGGTCCTGGTCGAGACCGGCATGGTCGAGGTGACCGAGCCGGAGACGACGGTCCGGCTCGACACCCCGGCCGGACTGGTCACGGCCCGGGTAAGGGTGCGCGACGGCCACGCCGAGTCGGTGACCCTGGAGAACGTGGCGTCGTACTCCCATGCCCTCGACCAGGTCGTCGACGTCCCCGGACACGGGGAGGTGCGCTACGACATCGCCTACGGCGGCAACTTCTACGCCTTCGTCCGGACCGACGACCTCGGCATCCCCTTCGAGCGGGCGCACAAGCAGCCGCTGCTGGACGCCGGACTGGCCGTCATGGACGCGATCAACAAGCAGAACCCGGTGTCCCACCCAGAGAATCCGGACATCGACGTGTGCCACCACGTCTACCTCGAAGCGCCCGGATCGACCGCGGAGCACTCGCGGCACGCCATGGCGATCCATCCGGGATGGTTCGACCGGTCGCCCTGCGGCACGGGCACCAGCGCCCGCATGGCGCAACTGCACGCCCGTGGCCTGCTGCCGTCCGGCCGGGACTTCGTCAACGAGTCGTTCATCGGCTCCCGCTTCGTCGGGCGGATCCTCGGGGAGACGACGGTCGGGGACCGCCCGGCCGTCCTGCCCTCCGTCACGGGCCGGGCCTGGATCACCGGCACCGCGCAGTACCTGCTCGATCCCTCGGACCCCTACCCGGCGGGTTTCACCCTCTGA
- a CDS encoding AfsR/SARP family transcriptional regulator encodes MRFNLMGPFEIIGDDGRVHLPTTPKVCRTLALLLTRPNEIVAADSVIQELWGDDPPRSAHATVQTYIHQARRMFRDRRLTDGERRLLATHAPGYVIRVTDEEVDSTVFQRLVDRARTELDQGRLQSAADSARAALALWRGPMLSNVPVGRALTARAVHLEEVRIRALELALEADRRLGRERGSIPELRSLVHDFPLNEWFHGRLIRALHRAGRRAEALEAYQCLYRILDTELGLEPSPEIQRLQSEVLDPPPGTGPSLLGPGDLLAPYDGHRDRVAAPLRA; translated from the coding sequence GTGCGGTTCAATCTCATGGGCCCGTTCGAGATCATCGGCGATGACGGCAGGGTGCATCTGCCCACCACGCCCAAGGTCTGCCGGACACTCGCCCTGCTGCTGACCCGGCCGAACGAGATCGTCGCGGCGGACTCCGTCATCCAGGAGCTGTGGGGCGACGACCCGCCGCGCAGCGCCCACGCCACCGTCCAGACGTACATCCACCAGGCGCGCCGGATGTTCCGCGACCGGCGGCTCACCGACGGCGAACGCCGGCTGCTGGCCACCCACGCCCCCGGCTATGTCATCCGGGTCACCGACGAGGAGGTGGACAGCACCGTCTTCCAGCGGCTCGTGGACCGGGCGAGGACGGAACTGGACCAGGGCCGTCTCCAGTCCGCCGCCGACAGCGCACGCGCCGCGCTCGCCCTGTGGCGTGGCCCCATGCTGTCCAACGTCCCGGTGGGCCGGGCGCTCACGGCGCGCGCGGTGCATCTGGAGGAGGTCCGCATACGAGCGCTGGAACTGGCACTCGAGGCGGACCGCCGCCTCGGCCGGGAACGGGGATCGATCCCCGAACTGCGTTCACTGGTCCACGACTTCCCACTCAACGAGTGGTTCCATGGGCGACTGATCCGCGCCCTGCACCGGGCCGGCCGGCGTGCGGAGGCGCTGGAGGCGTACCAGTGCCTCTACCGGATTCTGGACACCGAGCTCGGCCTCGAACCCTCGCCCGAGATCCAGCGCCTCCAGTCCGAGGTACTCGACCCGCCGCCGGGCACCGGCCCGTCGCTGCTCGGCCCCGGCGACCTCCTCGCCCCGTACGACGGCCACCGCGACCGGGTCGCCGCCCCGCTCCGGGCGTGA
- a CDS encoding NAD(P)/FAD-dependent oxidoreductase, with protein sequence MKVVVVGAGVVGAACAFHAVSAGMDVTVTDRGPVGAGTTSRGEGNVLLSDKEPGPELALAHLSRTLWDEAGRELGPDSLELEAKGGLVVADGVENLAALQEFAARQEAAGVRVEQVDRVRDLEPHLAPGIPGGVHYPQDAQVQPVLAAAALLRAAVRRGARFHPGEVAGAVTGRDGRVTGVRTAAGDVLPADAVVNAAGTWGGEVGRRLGAPVEVLPRRGFVLVTEPLPPMVRHKVYSADYVANVASSDAGLETSCVVEGTRGGTILIGASRERVGFDTTMNTAVLARLAAQACRLFPFLRGVHLMRAYRGFRPYCPDHLPVVGPDPRVPGVVHACGHEGAGIGLAPATGALVTAHLLGRPWRGADPAAHTALLPDRFLTPGGAPQ encoded by the coding sequence CTGAAGGTCGTCGTCGTGGGCGCGGGAGTCGTCGGCGCCGCCTGCGCCTTCCACGCCGTCTCGGCGGGCATGGACGTCACGGTCACCGACCGCGGCCCCGTAGGCGCCGGGACGACCAGCCGCGGAGAGGGCAACGTCCTCCTCTCCGACAAGGAACCCGGCCCCGAACTCGCCCTGGCACACCTGAGCCGCACGTTGTGGGACGAGGCCGGCCGGGAGCTGGGACCCGACTCCCTCGAACTGGAGGCGAAGGGCGGCCTGGTGGTGGCGGACGGCGTCGAGAACCTCGCGGCGCTCCAGGAGTTCGCCGCCCGGCAGGAGGCGGCCGGTGTCCGCGTCGAGCAGGTCGACCGGGTGCGGGACCTCGAACCCCACCTCGCACCCGGGATCCCCGGCGGCGTCCACTACCCGCAGGACGCGCAGGTGCAGCCCGTGCTGGCGGCGGCCGCGCTGCTGCGGGCCGCCGTACGGCGCGGCGCGCGTTTCCACCCGGGCGAGGTGGCCGGAGCGGTGACCGGCCGGGACGGCCGCGTCACCGGTGTCCGGACGGCCGCCGGTGACGTGCTGCCCGCCGACGCCGTCGTCAACGCCGCCGGAACCTGGGGCGGTGAGGTCGGACGGCGGCTCGGCGCCCCCGTCGAGGTACTGCCGCGCCGCGGCTTCGTCCTGGTGACCGAACCGCTGCCGCCGATGGTCCGGCACAAGGTCTACTCCGCCGACTACGTGGCCAACGTCGCCTCCTCCGACGCGGGACTGGAGACCTCCTGCGTCGTGGAGGGCACGCGCGGCGGCACGATCCTCATCGGCGCCAGCCGGGAACGCGTCGGTTTCGACACCACGATGAACACCGCCGTTCTCGCCCGGCTCGCGGCCCAGGCGTGCCGGCTCTTCCCCTTCCTGCGCGGAGTCCATCTGATGCGCGCCTACCGCGGCTTCCGGCCGTACTGCCCGGACCACCTGCCGGTGGTGGGCCCCGACCCGCGGGTGCCGGGCGTCGTCCACGCGTGCGGCCACGAGGGGGCCGGCATCGGCCTCGCCCCCGCCACCGGCGCGCTCGTCACGGCCCACCTGCTCGGCCGGCCCTGGCGGGGCGCCGATCCGGCCGCCCACACCGCCCTTCTCCCCGACCGCTTCCTCACCCCCGGAGGTGCGCCCCAGTGA
- a CDS encoding dihydrodipicolinate synthase family protein — MSETRKPWHGVIVATSLPFDDDLSVDFGAYGESVAHLAAQGMHGVAPNGSLGEYQTLTYEERDRVVETAVANAPEGFTVMPGVGAYGGREAERHARFAKDAGCQAVMCLPPNAYRADDRAVLQHFERVASVGLPVTAYNNPIDTKVDLRPDLLAKLHAEGYIVGVKEFSGDVRRCYEISELAPGLDLMIGTDDTVLEVALAGAKGWVAGYPQVFPRACLALYEASVRGDLEAALPLYRQLHPVLRWDSKTEFVQAIKLGQELTGRRGGPCRPPRQPLGPETEAVVRAATQALIDAGVN, encoded by the coding sequence ATGAGCGAGACCCGCAAGCCCTGGCACGGCGTCATCGTCGCCACCAGCCTGCCGTTCGACGACGATCTCTCGGTCGACTTCGGCGCGTACGGCGAGAGCGTCGCCCACCTCGCCGCGCAGGGGATGCACGGCGTCGCGCCGAACGGATCGCTGGGCGAGTACCAGACCCTCACGTACGAGGAGCGCGACCGCGTCGTGGAGACCGCCGTCGCGAACGCCCCCGAGGGCTTCACCGTCATGCCGGGCGTCGGCGCCTACGGCGGTCGCGAGGCCGAGCGGCACGCCCGGTTCGCCAAGGACGCGGGCTGTCAGGCCGTCATGTGCCTGCCGCCCAACGCCTACCGCGCCGACGACCGCGCGGTGCTCCAGCACTTCGAACGGGTCGCCTCGGTGGGCCTGCCCGTCACCGCGTACAACAACCCCATCGACACCAAGGTGGACCTGCGCCCCGACCTGCTGGCCAAGCTGCACGCCGAGGGGTACATCGTCGGGGTCAAGGAGTTCTCCGGCGACGTCCGGCGCTGCTACGAGATCTCCGAGCTGGCCCCCGGCCTCGACCTCATGATCGGCACCGACGACACCGTGCTGGAGGTCGCCCTCGCCGGTGCCAAGGGCTGGGTCGCCGGTTACCCGCAGGTCTTCCCCCGGGCCTGTCTGGCGCTGTACGAGGCGTCCGTCCGAGGCGACCTGGAGGCGGCGCTGCCGCTCTACCGGCAACTGCACCCGGTGCTGCGGTGGGACAGCAAGACGGAGTTCGTCCAGGCCATCAAGCTCGGCCAGGAGCTGACCGGCCGCCGTGGTGGTCCCTGCCGCCCGCCGCGTCAGCCGCTCGGCCCGGAGACCGAGGCGGTCGTGCGCGCCGCCACCCAGGCCCTCATCGACGCCGGGGTGAACTGA
- a CDS encoding acyl-CoA carboxylase subunit beta, which produces MSTVEERPAGGSLPVTMEARVAELAELRERVLAGPSQRATEAQKAKGKLTVRERLELLFDKGTFTETEAFRRHRATGFGLEDRKPHSDGVVTGWGQVDGRTVFAYAHDFRIFGGALGEAHAQKIHKLMDLAETAGAPVVGLCDGAGARIQEGVIALAGYGGIFQRNVRNSGVIPQISVIMGPCAGGAAYSPALTDFVFMVRGTSQMFITGPDVVQAVTGEQITQEGLGGADVHAGTSGVAHFAYDDEEQCLEDVRHLLSYLPANNRELPPAEVPDDPADRRTEALLTLVPADPNRAYDMRRVIEEIADHGEYFEVHERWAPNIICALTRLGGQVVGIVANQPQSMAGVLDIESSEKAARFVQTCDSFNIPLVSLVDVPGFLPGVDQEHNGVIRHGAKLLYAYCNATVPRISLVLRKAYGGAYIVMDSRSIGADIALAWPTNEIAVMGAEGAANVVFRREIAASDDPEGVRRARIDEYRDQLMHPYYAAERGLVDDVVDPAETRSVLIGALRMLRDKHAPLPTRKHGNQPQ; this is translated from the coding sequence ATGAGCACCGTCGAGGAACGACCGGCGGGCGGTTCCCTGCCCGTGACCATGGAGGCGCGGGTGGCGGAGCTGGCCGAGCTGCGCGAGCGTGTCCTGGCCGGTCCCAGCCAACGTGCGACCGAGGCGCAGAAGGCAAAGGGCAAGCTGACCGTACGCGAGCGGCTGGAACTCCTCTTCGACAAGGGGACGTTCACCGAGACCGAGGCCTTCCGCCGGCACCGCGCGACCGGCTTCGGGCTGGAGGACAGGAAGCCCCACAGCGACGGCGTGGTCACCGGGTGGGGGCAGGTCGACGGCCGGACGGTCTTCGCCTACGCCCACGACTTCCGCATCTTCGGCGGCGCGCTCGGCGAGGCGCACGCGCAGAAGATCCACAAGCTGATGGATCTCGCCGAGACCGCCGGGGCACCGGTCGTCGGACTCTGCGACGGCGCCGGCGCCCGCATCCAGGAGGGCGTCATCGCGCTCGCCGGCTACGGCGGGATCTTCCAGCGCAACGTCCGCAACTCCGGCGTGATCCCGCAGATCAGCGTGATCATGGGCCCCTGCGCCGGCGGCGCGGCCTACTCGCCCGCCCTGACCGACTTCGTCTTCATGGTGCGCGGCACCTCCCAGATGTTCATCACCGGACCGGACGTCGTCCAGGCGGTCACCGGCGAGCAGATCACCCAGGAGGGGCTGGGCGGCGCGGACGTGCACGCCGGCACGTCCGGCGTGGCGCACTTCGCCTACGACGACGAGGAGCAGTGCCTGGAGGACGTCCGGCACCTGCTGTCCTACCTGCCCGCCAACAACCGCGAGCTGCCGCCCGCCGAAGTGCCGGACGACCCGGCCGATCGGCGCACGGAGGCGCTGCTGACGCTGGTGCCCGCCGACCCCAACCGCGCGTACGACATGCGTCGGGTCATCGAGGAGATCGCCGACCACGGCGAGTACTTCGAGGTGCACGAGCGCTGGGCGCCCAACATCATCTGCGCGTTGACCCGGCTGGGCGGACAGGTCGTCGGCATCGTCGCCAACCAGCCGCAGTCCATGGCCGGTGTGCTGGACATCGAGTCCTCGGAGAAGGCGGCGCGCTTCGTCCAGACGTGCGACTCGTTCAACATCCCACTGGTCAGCCTGGTCGACGTTCCCGGCTTCCTGCCCGGTGTCGACCAGGAGCACAACGGCGTCATCCGGCACGGCGCGAAGTTGCTGTACGCGTACTGCAACGCGACGGTCCCGCGGATCTCCCTGGTGCTGCGCAAGGCCTACGGCGGCGCGTACATCGTGATGGACTCCCGCTCGATCGGCGCGGACATCGCCCTGGCCTGGCCGACGAACGAGATCGCGGTCATGGGCGCGGAGGGCGCGGCCAACGTGGTCTTCCGCCGGGAGATCGCCGCGTCCGACGACCCCGAGGGGGTGCGCAGGGCTCGCATCGACGAGTACCGCGACCAGCTCATGCACCCGTACTACGCGGCGGAGCGCGGTCTCGTCGACGACGTCGTCGACCCGGCGGAGACCCGGTCGGTACTGATCGGCGCGCTGCGGATGCTCCGCGACAAGCACGCGCCGCTGCCCACCCGCAAGCACGGCAACCAGCCCCAGTAG
- a CDS encoding (2Fe-2S)-binding protein, producing the protein MSEIVVDGEPLPYAEGQTVAAALVAAGRVAWRTTRVGHRPRGVFCGIGVCFDCLVTVDGARGQRACLVPARPGMTVTTLEDDDE; encoded by the coding sequence GTGAGCGAGATCGTCGTCGACGGCGAGCCCCTGCCGTACGCCGAGGGTCAGACCGTCGCCGCGGCCCTCGTCGCGGCGGGCCGTGTCGCCTGGCGCACCACCCGCGTCGGACACCGCCCGCGTGGCGTCTTCTGCGGCATCGGCGTCTGCTTCGACTGCCTCGTCACCGTCGACGGAGCCCGCGGGCAGCGCGCCTGCCTGGTGCCGGCCCGGCCGGGCATGACCGTCACGACCCTGGAGGACGACGATGAGTGA
- a CDS encoding FAD/NAD(P)-dependent oxidoreductase — protein MSEPADLVVVGAGPAGMAAAATALAGGLRVALLDSGTALGGQYWRHPPEHARAAVPTDDLHHGLDRYRALCGALAAHRTAGRLDLRLGHHAWSAVREGDGFAVHAVDRREAPPETAVVLRAARLLVATGAYDRQLPFPGWDLPGVLTAGGMQALLKGSGVAAGSRVALGGTGPFLLPVAAGLAARGVEVVAVCEAAHPRAWLRHPGPLLRNPDKWAEGAGYAATLVRHRVPVRPRTAIVAAEGDERVTSVRIASLAPDGSPRPGTERRVQVDAVGVGWGFAPQLDLLVPLGASLTDSADGNAVVAVDRGQRTTVPGLYAAGETCGVGGAALAVNEGRLAAASVLADARATPVPANRRLTALRSAVDRQRAFARAMALAHPVPPAWSSWLTDETVVCRCEEVTAGAIRTARADGAPDHRQIKQLTRAGMGWCQGRMCGPAVHCLTARRRAYEPAERLVATPVTLGALADLDEDPQVSAAPPVPATSAVTADSSETDKECP, from the coding sequence ATGAGTGAGCCCGCGGACCTCGTCGTCGTCGGCGCGGGCCCGGCAGGCATGGCCGCCGCGGCCACGGCGCTGGCCGGCGGACTGCGCGTCGCCCTGCTGGACTCCGGAACCGCCCTCGGCGGTCAGTACTGGCGCCACCCGCCCGAGCACGCGCGGGCGGCCGTACCGACCGACGACCTGCACCACGGACTGGACCGGTACCGCGCCCTGTGCGGGGCGCTGGCGGCACACCGGACGGCGGGCCGGCTCGACCTGCGCCTGGGGCACCACGCGTGGTCCGCGGTCCGCGAGGGCGACGGATTCGCGGTCCACGCGGTCGACCGCCGCGAGGCTCCGCCGGAGACCGCCGTCGTCCTGCGGGCGGCGAGACTCCTGGTGGCCACCGGCGCCTACGACCGCCAACTGCCCTTCCCGGGATGGGACCTGCCCGGCGTGCTGACCGCCGGCGGGATGCAGGCCCTGCTCAAGGGCAGTGGAGTGGCCGCCGGCAGCCGGGTCGCGCTGGGCGGCACGGGCCCGTTCCTGCTGCCGGTCGCCGCCGGACTCGCGGCCCGCGGCGTCGAGGTGGTCGCGGTGTGCGAGGCGGCCCACCCCCGGGCCTGGCTGCGGCACCCCGGCCCGCTACTGCGCAATCCCGACAAGTGGGCCGAGGGCGCCGGGTACGCCGCCACGCTCGTGCGCCACCGCGTCCCGGTCCGCCCGCGCACCGCCATCGTCGCCGCGGAGGGCGACGAACGCGTGACGTCGGTACGGATCGCCTCGCTGGCCCCGGACGGCAGCCCGCGCCCGGGCACGGAACGACGCGTGCAGGTGGACGCCGTCGGCGTCGGCTGGGGCTTCGCACCCCAGCTCGACCTGCTCGTTCCCCTCGGGGCTTCCCTCACGGACTCGGCGGACGGCAACGCGGTGGTCGCGGTCGACAGGGGCCAGCGCACCACCGTCCCCGGCCTCTACGCGGCGGGGGAGACGTGCGGGGTGGGCGGGGCGGCACTCGCCGTGAACGAGGGCCGGCTGGCCGCGGCGTCGGTCCTCGCAGACGCCCGCGCCACCCCCGTACCGGCGAACAGGCGCCTGACGGCGCTGCGTTCGGCGGTGGACCGGCAACGCGCCTTCGCCCGGGCGATGGCGCTGGCCCATCCGGTTCCTCCGGCCTGGTCCTCGTGGCTGACCGACGAGACCGTCGTGTGCCGCTGCGAGGAGGTGACCGCCGGTGCGATCCGGACCGCCCGCGCCGACGGCGCACCCGACCACCGGCAGATCAAGCAACTGACCCGGGCCGGCATGGGCTGGTGCCAGGGGCGGATGTGCGGACCCGCCGTGCACTGCCTCACGGCGCGGCGCCGGGCCTACGAGCCCGCGGAACGGCTCGTCGCGACGCCCGTCACCCTCGGGGCCCTCGCCGACCTCGACGAAGACCCGCAGGTATCGGCGGCACCGCCCGTACCGGCGACTTCGGCGGTAACGGCGGACAGCAGTGAAACCGACAAGGAGTGTCCATGA